From the Candidatus Komeilibacteria bacterium CG_4_10_14_0_2_um_filter_37_10 genome, one window contains:
- the secF gene encoding protein translocase subunit SecF: MIKIVEKSKHWFGFSLILIIISIFSLTNWGLNFGIDFTGGSILEIKFSQEQQISTDQVNEILQEAQINNAQIQISSENTVLIRTESIDETKHQELLSVFTKKYNQENAWSEVRFESLGPTLGAELQSKALLAIFLVSLAIIIYIGIAFRKVSYPVQSWKFGLSAVIALIHDVFITIGLFSVLGHFYGYQVDSLFVTAMLTLMGFSVHDTIVTFDRVRENLQRYQNYTFSEIINSSINETIVRSLNTSLTTMIVLLAVYLFGGESIKHFSLALLFGIAIGTYSSIFVASPLLILWYRWQK, translated from the coding sequence ATGATTAAAATTGTTGAAAAAAGTAAGCATTGGTTTGGTTTCTCTTTAATCCTCATAATTATTAGTATTTTTAGTTTAACCAATTGGGGACTGAATTTCGGTATTGATTTTACTGGTGGTAGTATTTTAGAAATTAAATTCAGTCAGGAACAGCAAATTTCCACTGATCAAGTAAATGAAATTTTGCAAGAAGCACAAATTAATAACGCACAGATTCAAATTTCCAGTGAAAATACAGTATTAATCAGAACTGAAAGTATCGATGAAACCAAACATCAAGAGTTATTATCCGTCTTCACAAAAAAATATAATCAGGAAAACGCCTGGTCCGAAGTGCGTTTTGAAAGTCTTGGTCCTACTTTGGGAGCTGAATTACAATCAAAAGCACTTTTAGCTATTTTTTTAGTTTCTTTAGCTATTATTATTTATATCGGCATAGCTTTCCGTAAAGTGTCTTATCCTGTGCAATCATGGAAATTTGGTTTGTCTGCAGTCATTGCCTTAATTCACGATGTCTTTATTACTATTGGTTTATTTAGTGTCTTGGGCCACTTTTATGGTTATCAAGTTGATAGTTTATTTGTTACTGCTATGTTAACCCTAATGGGTTTTTCTGTGCATGATACAATTGTTACTTTTGATCGAGTTCGAGAGAATTTACAAAGATATCAGAATTATACTTTTAGTGAAATAATTAATTCCAGTATCAACGAAACAATTGTCCGATCATTGAATACCTCACTAACAACAATGATTGTTTTATTAGCTGTTTATTTGTTTGGTGGTGAATCAATTAAGCATTTTTCCTTAGCCTTATTATTCGGTATAGCAATCGGGACCTACTCTTCCATATTTGTTGCCAGTCCTTTATTAATTTTGTGGTACCGCTGGCAAAAATAG